A single genomic interval of Flavobacterium sp. N2820 harbors:
- a CDS encoding PorV/PorQ family protein, with amino-acid sequence MNIGVDAAALGMSNAVVSHTSDVNSGYWNPAGLLKLEDKQFSLMHASYFANIAQYDYAAFAMPIDNRSAVGISLIRFGVDDILNTTQLIDSEGNIDYNRISLFSTADYGLTVSYARSLPIEGLNYGVNAKVIRRVIGDFANSWGFGLDLGIQYISEDEDWKFGLMIRDITTTYNTWTIDEEKYQEIADAVPGENQELPETSEITLPKAQLGMSKKWIIRYDYSLVAAANLNMQFARTNDIISTNTVSIDPALGFEFGYINLVYLRGGVGNFQQITQIDDSKKLSFQPNIGIGFKYKGIHVDYALTDLGDQSAALYSNIFSIKVDWELFR; translated from the coding sequence ATGAATATTGGGGTGGATGCTGCTGCTTTGGGAATGTCTAATGCAGTAGTTTCTCATACGAGTGATGTAAATTCGGGCTACTGGAATCCTGCAGGTTTACTAAAATTAGAAGACAAACAATTTTCGTTAATGCATGCGAGTTATTTTGCAAATATTGCCCAATATGATTATGCTGCTTTTGCGATGCCAATTGACAACCGAAGTGCCGTTGGAATTTCGTTAATTCGTTTTGGAGTAGATGACATTTTAAATACCACACAACTAATTGACAGCGAAGGAAATATAGATTACAACAGAATTTCATTATTTTCAACCGCCGATTACGGTTTAACCGTTTCCTATGCGAGAAGTTTACCCATCGAAGGATTAAATTATGGCGTGAATGCCAAGGTAATTCGAAGAGTTATAGGTGATTTTGCTAATTCGTGGGGATTTGGATTGGATTTAGGAATCCAATATATCAGCGAAGACGAAGATTGGAAATTTGGGTTAATGATTAGAGATATTACAACTACATACAATACGTGGACAATCGACGAAGAAAAATACCAGGAAATTGCAGATGCCGTACCCGGTGAAAATCAAGAATTGCCAGAAACGAGCGAAATTACCTTACCAAAAGCGCAATTGGGTATGTCTAAAAAGTGGATTATTCGCTACGATTATAGTTTAGTTGCTGCAGCTAATTTAAACATGCAATTTGCCAGAACAAACGATATTATTTCTACCAATACAGTGAGTATTGACCCTGCTTTAGGATTTGAATTTGGTTATATAAATTTAGTTTATTTGCGAGGTGGAGTTGGAAATTTTCAACAAATTACCCAAATAGACGATTCTAAAAAACTGAGCTTTCAACCCAATATTGGTATCGGATTCAAATATAAAGGAATTCATGTTGATTATGCACTAACCGACTTAGGTGATCAAAGTGCCGCTTTGTATTCGAATATTTTTTCGATAAAAGTAGATTGGGAATTGTTTAGATAA
- a CDS encoding DUF4105 domain-containing protein, translated as MIKKLLFTLLILISFHGFSQNISLSNQAKVSILTCGTGPESYAMYGHTGIRIQDTAQQIDVVYNYGAFDFNTPNFIGKFIKGDLQYFVTNGSYIDFYYNYQAENREIIEQNLALSSTQINQLFQQLNASVYSDDRFYTYKFIDRNCTTMVVDKINSTLGSEYIKSATTNQSYREILYPYMTDFYMKLGIQLIFGAKVDEPATRLFLPYEFKKAISDTKVNGSGIEQSNKTILEARKTDLPFNWLNSIYSLIGALLLLVILGKKWLKISYFIFAGLLGVFFSLVGLYSLHEEILWNYNILLFNPLVLFFTWYYWKGNCAKIVLFGKICLGFLLAYFVYMLNKIHLEIVWPFIVLHFYWIAKIVLQNKKCNIVRG; from the coding sequence ATGATAAAAAAACTACTTTTCACGCTACTTATTTTAATTTCTTTTCATGGATTTTCCCAAAATATATCCCTTTCAAACCAAGCGAAAGTAAGTATTTTAACCTGTGGCACTGGACCAGAATCATATGCAATGTATGGACATACGGGAATTCGAATTCAGGATACAGCCCAACAAATTGATGTAGTTTACAATTATGGCGCGTTTGATTTTAATACCCCTAACTTCATCGGGAAATTTATAAAAGGTGATTTACAATATTTTGTAACAAATGGAAGTTATATCGATTTTTACTACAATTATCAAGCTGAAAATCGTGAAATTATCGAACAAAATCTGGCACTTTCTTCGACACAAATCAATCAATTGTTTCAGCAACTAAATGCCTCTGTTTATAGTGATGATCGATTCTATACCTATAAATTTATTGATAGAAATTGTACTACAATGGTTGTGGATAAAATCAATAGCACATTAGGCAGTGAATACATAAAATCGGCCACAACAAATCAATCGTATAGAGAAATCTTGTATCCCTACATGACTGATTTTTATATGAAATTAGGCATTCAATTGATTTTTGGTGCAAAAGTAGATGAACCTGCTACTCGCCTATTTTTACCTTATGAATTCAAAAAAGCAATTTCGGATACAAAAGTAAACGGAAGCGGTATTGAACAATCAAACAAAACCATCTTAGAAGCTAGAAAAACGGATCTTCCATTCAATTGGTTAAATTCGATTTATTCTTTAATTGGAGCGCTTTTACTTTTAGTTATTTTAGGTAAAAAGTGGCTAAAAATTAGTTATTTTATCTTTGCTGGATTATTAGGAGTTTTCTTTTCTTTAGTAGGATTATACTCGCTACATGAAGAAATATTATGGAATTATAACATTCTATTATTCAATCCTTTAGTGTTATTTTTTACATGGTATTATTGGAAAGGTAATTGTGCAAAAATTGTGCTTTTTGGAAAAATTTGTCTTGGGTTTCTACTAGCATATTTTGTTTATATGTTAAACAA